A single region of the Thunnus maccoyii chromosome 10, fThuMac1.1, whole genome shotgun sequence genome encodes:
- the abhd5a gene encoding 1-acylglycerol-3-phosphate O-acyltransferase ABHD5, protein MAEQAVTANAGAVEKMLSVVGAHSVFSSVRGYVDTTMRWCWIPNWLPSWCPTSQSQLKTAEDRMLQCVNSTFTKQYIPISNGNLLWTLTFSSDSVKNKTPMVLLHGFGGGVGLWAQNLDALSQRRPVFAFDLLGFGQSSRPVFSSDAQEAEDQFVESIEQWRAKMGLETMVLLGHNLGGYLAVSYAIKYPSRVKHIVLVEPWGFPDRPDTAEADRPIPVWIKALGAMFSPFNPLAGLRLVGPLGPTLVQTLRPDFKRKFSSMFSDNTVSEYIYHLNVQTPSGETAFKNMTIPYGWAKRPMLQRMDQLQPAIPITIVYGSRSSIDSNSGSVIKETRPRSRVEIISIRGAGHYVYADQPEDFNRRVLQVFDKVD, encoded by the exons ATGGCCGAGCAGGCGGTGACAGCGAACGCAGG GGCTGTTGAGAAAATGCTGTCTGTTGTTGGTGCTCACAGTGTGTTCAGCAGTGTGCGGGGCTACGTGGACACCACAATGAG GTGGTGCTGGATCCCCAACTGGCTGCCGTCATGGTGTCCCACCTCTCAGAGCCAGCTGAAGACCGCAGAGGACAGGATGCTACAAT GTGTAAACAGCACTTTTACCAAACAGTACATCCCCATCTCCAATGGCAACCTGCTGTGGACTTTAACCTTTAGCTCTGacagtgtgaaaaacaaaaccccCATGGTTCTGCTCCATGGTTTCGGAGGTGGTGTGGGCCTCTGGGCTCAGAACCTCGATGCTCTGTCCCAGCGTCGGCCCGTCTTCGCTTTTGACCTGCTGGGCTTCGGCCAGAGCAGCCGGCCCGTGTTCTCCTCAGATGCCCAGGAGGCGGAGGACCAGTTTGTGGAGTCCATAGAGCAGTGGAGGGCCAAAATGGGTCTGGAGACCATGGTACTGCTGGGACACAACCTGGGAGGATACCTGGCTGTGTCATACGCTATTAAATATCCAAGCAG AGTAAAGCATATAGTCCTGGTGGAGCCCTGGGGTTTCCCCGATCGTCCAGACACAGCAGAGGCGGACCGTCCCATCCCGGTGTGGATCAAAGCTCTCGGAGCCATGTTCAGTCCTTTCAACCCCCTGGCTGGCCTGAGACTTGTTGGACCACTGG GTCCCACTCTGGTCCAGACTCTGAGACCCGACTTCAAGAGGAAGTTCTCCTCCATGTTTAGTGACAACACTGTCTCAGAGTACATCTACCACCTGAACGTGCAAACCCCGAG TGGGGAAACAGCTTTTAAGAATATGACCATTCCCTACGGCTGGGCTAAGAGACCCATGCTGCAGAGGATGGACCAGCTCCAGCCCGCCATCCCCATCACCATCGTCTACGGCTCCCGCTCCAGCATCGACAGCAACTCAGGCAGCGTCATCAAAGAGACAAGGCCACGCTCTCGTGTGGAGATCATT TCAATCCGTGGGGCTGGACATTACGTATACGCTGACCAGCCAGAGGACTTCAACCGCagagttttgcaagtatttgatAAAGTGGACTGA